TGGCGGCGAggatggcggcggcggcggcggcggcggcgtggGCGCGGTGGACATGAGCGCCCGCGGCCCCAAGCCCAGGGCGGCGTGGCCGGAGTGGGCGGGGGTCCTGATGCAGGCCCGAGGGGGGCCATGGGGCAGGTCCTGCCGGTCTTCGCCCACTGCAGTGAGTATGGGGAGGCTCGGGCCTGGTGAGCAGCTCAAAGGCCTTTGGGGGGGGCTCCCTTCTCCGGTGTCCCCCTCTGCGCCAGGCCGCAGGAGAGCCGGGATGGGAAGGAAGCAAAGGAGACAAAGGAAGCTATTCCCTTCCCCCTCGGCATTCTAGCCGCGCCGCGGGCGACCTGACCCGGAGGACCCGAATGACTTGGGGCGGAGGTGGGGGACACACGGCTAGCTGGAGGGGCCCCTTTGGGCGCTGGGATTTACCGTCGGGCCCCGCCAGGGCCCGACGGGCGCCGGGAGCTGTCCCCTCGCCCTGGTGCTGGCCGCAGCTGGCGCTGAGGGGAGTTGAAGGGAGGGATGTGGCCAGTCTGGAGACAAGAGGTCTAGCACCCCTTCCATCAAGCATGGCATCCCACCTGCGTCCTCTGCCTAGACTCGGAGGCAGCCCTGACCTCATCCAGAGTGTCCAACTTTCTCGTCCACGGGAACAGGCATCAGTGGGACCAGGACTCCGGACTCTTTAGAAAGCTTTACCACTGATTAGTTGTAATCCTGGAAATAACCCGCTCCTCTCTAGGCCCAGCCAAGGAATTAAGGTGGGGTCTATGGGTATCCAATTTCCGTTTACGAACAATATTGGACTTGCCCAGGAGATAAATCTACAAGCTAGCTCCAAGGGTCTGGGGTTCCACATCAAAACCCCTTGTGTATGTTCCCCATCTCTGAGACTGTAGCCCACAGTTTTTGTCTAAAGTCCCTGGACTGCTGATAGCTGGGCATGTGAGTACTTCCAGATCTGGCCATTTGTATGTTATGGGAGTCAACATTCTAAGAATTTGTTGTCTCCATACTGGACATTGTCATCCTATTATTCCAAGGTCTTGCCCTTACCTTGCCTTACACAGGAAGGTCCTACATGAACACCTCACccttatctctctgcctttctctctcaccccacTCCCCCCTCTGCCACTGCTTCAGTCACACCTTCACAACCCTCTGTTCTCAGCTGGACCACAATATCTGCCTCAGAAACAGTACTGGTTCCCCTGTGCCTGCAAGACTTTCCATAAATATTCACACGATTGCCTCACTTCATTCAGGTCTCTGCTCAAATGCGATCTAATAAGAGCAGGCCTtctatatgtcaacaactataatGTTAGCTATTatcctccaataaaatggggaaaatataagaaagagagagtgcaAGTCTTCTAGGACAGActggtgcacctgatagagtaCACAGGTTACGAtatacaagaatctgggttcaagcccctggggggAGGGGTTCACAAGTggaaagcaatgttgcaggtgtctcttctatctatctatttatctatctatgtctcccccttccctcttaatttacctgtgtctctattcaaaataaataaaattaaatatacttttaaaaaagagcaagCCTTCTGGCCTCCTGATCTGAGATAGAAGACCCACTTTCTCTTCTCTTGGGCTGCTGAATTTTTCTCACACTCTTAGTACCTACACCatatatttacttgtttgattCTCTGCTCCATAAGGTATAAACTTTATAAGGgcagaatatttttttctttcaacagcTGTATCCTCAGAGTCTAAATTATACCTGTCACACAATGGGTGCTTTGACAAgtggttgttaaaaaaaaaaaaaaagaatttaaatctcCTAAAGTTTCTAAATCTGAAGACTCTGAAATTAAAATGCTTGGATTTGAACTCCTATTAGCAGGGATACTTAAGTTTTCCAGTCAGTATGCAGAGTAGTTTAAAGGTCCTGTGattcacattgatttatttaccagagcactgcttagatgtggcttatgggggggaggggagcaggagattgaacctgggacttccgaaccacagacatgaaagtctttttgcatagccattatgctaaccCCCACCCCTGTTATTCAAACTTAATGATTCCTGGACCTGGGTAGTGGCACAAGGAGTTGAGCACTGAACTTGGAAGTatgaagcatgaggtctcaagttgaATCCTGTGTCCTCAGCATTCTAATCCTAATCCTCAGCATTCCATGTGTGAGAGAGATGATCTGGTTTTCTCTATCTTGattaagcaaaaaggaaaaaaaagttagatcttcttttcttttgcctctttctcttcttcctccttcaccatctcctcctccttcttttatcagagcactgctcagctctgatttatggtggtgctagggattgaacttggaacctcagagcctcaggcataaagattATTTGCATAACCtgaatgctgtctccccagctcataaGTAATTTTAAtgtcactttaaaaatattctgttaagggagtcgggctgtagcgcagcgggctaagcgcaggtggcgcaaagcacaaggagcggcataaggatcccggttcgaaccccggctccccacctgcaggggagtcgcttcacaggcggtgaagcaggtctgcaggtgtctatctttctctcctcctctctgtcttcccctcctctctccatttctctctgtcctagccaacagcgacaacaacaacaataactacaacaataaaacaacaagggcaacaaaagggaataaataaaataaaaaatattttaaaaaattaaaaaatatatatccataaaaaatattctgttaaatatttaatttaattgattGATGTATTCAGAACTGAAACTTAAAAAATCTGTCAACaaccattttttaaactttttattttttatttttccccttttgttgcccttgttgttttattatcatcattgttattattggtattgctgtcgctattgttaggacagagaaaagtcgagacaggaaaggaagacgggggagaaagacacctacaggcttgcttcacctcctttgaagcaaaccccctgcaggtgaggagcctggggcttgaacaggatccttacaccagtccttgcgctttgtgccatgtgtgctttacccacttgccactgcccagctccctcaataatcatttttaatcattattattattattttgaaccagagcactgctcagctctggattattggtCATtccgggaactgaacctgggatatcaGAGACTAAGGCAGGAAAACTTTTTGGATGACtatattgacttttaaaaaatatttattcattagcatgagaaagagaaacagaacatcacCCTTGCACAAACAATggcagggacctcatgctttgaagTCCTCTGCTCtagccaccacagcactgctatTGTTAGGATTCAGACAGTCAGAGActtgttcttttccttttgcaGAAGAAGCACCATCTACAGCCTCCTCTACCCCTGACTCCACAGAAGGTAAGTGGAGGGGGAGGGTGTGAGCTGGGACGTGTGTCCATCCGTCTGTCTGGTCACAGCAGCTGGGTGGATAGGGGTaaagactgtggctcagaatcCTGATCTatgacccccccctttttttttttgctctgcagGAGGGAACGACGACTCAGATTTTCGGGAGTTGCACACAGCCCGGGAATTCTCagaggacgaggaggaagagaCCACGTCGCAGGACTGGGGCACCCCCCGGGAGCTGACCTTTTCCTACATCGCCTTCGACGGCTTGGTGGGCTCTGGGACCCGCCGGGACTCAGTCGCCCGTCGCTCCCGACCCCAGGGCCGTTCAGTCTCAGAACCCCGAGACCCACCCCCACAGCTCAGCCTGGGTGACAGCTTGGAGAGCATCCCTAGCCTGAGCCAGTCCCCGGAGCCCGCGCGCCGCGGGGACACAGCCCCTCAGATCGAGCGCCCCCTGGAGGACCTACGGCTCCAGCTGGACCAGCTGGGCTGGGCCACCCGGGAAGAGGGGTCCCGGGAGGACTCCTCCACCAGTAGCTCTGCCCCTCTGGAAGACGAGGAGCCAGAAGGCCCAGAGGCTCAAGAGGCTGGGAAAGGTGAGACTGAGGGTGCTGAGCTGGAAGCCATAAAGGATGGTGGGTGGTGTTTCCTTGGGGCATCTCCAAGATCAAAACTCAAGACCTTCTCTCTCTAACATGCCAGAACTGGACTTACAAGTTGGACTTGCTCGATCTTCGCCACCTAAAGTGTTGACACCACAGCCCAGTCCGAGTTCTGGGACTCCCCAGGTCGGAACTCCTTCACCAGGATCCCAGGATTCCCACTCTTGGCCTGATGAGCccttggaggaggaggaagaagtgcCCTGGCGGCAGGACCGGGAGCCAATCACAGGGCAGTGCTTCGATAGGACGGGCCAATCAGAATTCGCCTCGGGACTTCACCTTCTAGGTAAGCTTAAAAACTGGTCCTCTGGGCTACAGCAGTGATTGGGagggtgggaatggagtggaatcagcctggggaaggaaggaagagagaggaaagaaggaagggggggttgGTTGCTAGTGGGTAGACATTATAAACTCCgcccttttaaaacatttaaaaataatatttatttaatggggtagggggagaaccagaacatcactctgtcacatgcaatattagggaccaaactcaggacctcatgtttaagaatccaaggctttatctactgcaccatctcccaggccgCCCTTCAAAacattttctattatttaaaattGTCATTGgctcttcaaatatatatatccttcccATTTGAGAAGTTAGCCCTAGTGGGAACATTGTGATTGCTTgcctgcaataaataaataaataaataaataaataagaattcctTTCGGGTGCTCCCCCTAGAggctgattaaataaataaataaataaataaataaataagaattcctTTTGGGTGCTCCCCCTAGAGGCTGATTTGAGACAGGTCAAATCCCTGAAAAAATTTCAACAAGGCAATCTTACTGGAAGTAGCCCTGGGACTTATTTAAATaaactccacttttttttttttaatcagaacactgctcagttctggcttatggtggtgctggggattgaacctgggacgtcagagcctcaggcttgaaggactttttgcatagccattatgctgtctccccagccctgtaaaCTCTGCTTCTAAAGACTCTCCTCTTCCCTGAccatatctgttttttttttttcttttgttgcccttgttgtagctttgtggttatcattgttgttgttgatgttgatgtcgttcgttgttggataggacagagagaaatggagagaggaggggaagacagagagggagagagaaagttaaagacacctgaagacctgcttcaccacttgtgaagcgactcccctgcaggtggggagccgggagctccaaccaggatccttgtgccacgtgcacttaaccccctatgctaccgcccgacccccatctgtttttttttaagattttgtttatttattatttgcataAGAGAGATAAATAAGAGATATTTATTTGAATAAGagagatatttacttatttgaatacagagagagaaagaccagctctgtctgatggtagtgctggggattcaacctggcacttcaaagcctcagacatgaaaagctTTATGCAGGGggtcagtggtagtgcagcgggttaagcacaggtagtgcaaagcgcaaggactggcttaaggatcccggtttgagccccgggctccccacctggaggggagtcgcttcacaggtggtgaagcaggtctgcaggtgtccatctttctttcccactctctgtcttccccatctctctccttttctctctgtcctatccaacaacaacgacatcaataataacaataat
The DNA window shown above is from Erinaceus europaeus chromosome 2, mEriEur2.1, whole genome shotgun sequence and carries:
- the RTN2 gene encoding reticulon-2 isoform X2, with product MGQVLPVFAHCKEAPSTASSTPDSTEGGNDDSDFRELHTAREFSEDEEEETTSQDWGTPRELTFSYIAFDGLVGSGTRRDSVARRSRPQGRSVSEPRDPPPQLSLGDSLESIPSLSQSPEPARRGDTAPQIERPLEDLRLQLDQLGWATREEGSREDSSTSSSAPLEDEEPEGPEAQEAGKELDLQVGLARSSPPKVLTPQPSPSSGTPQVGTPSPGSQDSHSWPDEPLEEEEEVPWRQDREPITGQCFDRTGQSEFASGLHLLGKLKNWSSGLQQVSESQPFLEWCPPLGRTIGWALRSPPPSQLHPRGPKPQEAVVSAGLSLGAEMGSKVADLLYWKDTRTSGAVFTGLMVSLLCLLHFSIVSVAAHVALLLLCATISLRVYRKVLRAVRRGGNGTNPFQAYLDVDLTLTREQTEHLSRQITSWVVSSATQLRHFFLVEDLVDSLKLALLFYILTFVGAIFNGLTLLILGVIGLFTVPLLYRQHQAQIDQYVGLVTNQLSHIKAKIRAKIPGTGALASAAAAVSGSKAKAE
- the RTN2 gene encoding reticulon-2 isoform X1, with the translated sequence MGQVLPVFAHCKEAPSTASSTPDSTEGGNDDSDFRELHTAREFSEDEEEETTSQDWGTPRELTFSYIAFDGLVGSGTRRDSVARRSRPQGRSVSEPRDPPPQLSLGDSLESIPSLSQSPEPARRGDTAPQIERPLEDLRLQLDQLGWATREEGSREDSSTSSSAPLEDEEPEGPEAQEAGKELDLQVGLARSSPPKVLTPQPSPSSGTPQVGTPSPGSQDSHSWPDEPLEEEEEVPWRQDREPITGQCFDRTGQSEFASGLHLLVADLLYWKDTRTSGAVFTGLMVSLLCLLHFSIVSVAAHVALLLLCATISLRVYRKVLRAVRRGGNGTNPFQAYLDVDLTLTREQTEHLSRQITSWVVSSATQLRHFFLVEDLVDSLKLALLFYILTFVGAIFNGLTLLILGVIGLFTVPLLYRQHQAQIDQYVGLVTNQLSHIKAKIRAKIPGTGALASAAAAVSGSKAKAE